ACGCCACGCGCGATGGATCGCGCGCCACCACCTGCCGCGCGCCCACGTCGCCGCGCAGCGCGTCGAGCTCGGGAAATACGCGGCGCGCGAACAGCACCGGCAGCCCCTGCACCCCCGCATATCGGGGCGCCACGATCGCCGCGTCATCGCCACCGAATCGCGCCACCAGCGACGGGATCACCTCGTCACGATCGATCGGCTGGTCGCCCAGCGCCACCACCATCGCCACGGCGTGCGGCGGCACGGCCGCGAGCCCGGTGCGGAGCGACTCGCTCATCCCCTGATCGGCACGCGGATTGACGACGATCTGCACCGGCAACCCGGTGAGCGCGCGGCGCACCGCATCGGCATCGTGGCCCACGACCACGATCGTCGTCTCGGGGCCGGCCGCGAGCACGCGCTCCACGCTGGCCCGCACCAGCGGCACCCCGCCCACCGACGCCACGAGCTTCTGCGAGCCGAACCGCCGCGCCGCGCCGGCGGCCAGCACCACGACGGCCAGCGATCCCGCGCCGTCCGCGGGGCTCACGCGCGCGGCGCCTGGCCGGCGCGCACGGCCACCAGCTCGGCGGCGATGCTCACCGCCACTTCGGCCGGCGTGCGGGCCCCGATCCGGAGTCCGATGGGGGTATGGAGGCGCGCCAACTCCTCGGCCGTGAACCCTTCCCCGGCCAGCACCTCGCGCAGCTTGGCGCCGCGCGTGCGGCTGGACATGAGGCCCACGTAGCCCACCGGCGAGCGCAGCGCATGGCGCAGCACCGGCAGTTCGAATTTGTAGTCGTGCGACACGATCACGACGAACGTCTGGGCCGTGGCCGGCAGTTCGGCGGCGACGGCGCCGGGATCGCCCACGCGAATCTCGTCGGCAAGCGGAAACCGCGCGCGGGTGGCATAGCGGGCGCGCGCGTCCACGACGACCGTGCGGATGCCCAGCTCGCGGGCAAGGCGCGTGAGCACCACCGCCACCTCGCCGCCGCCGTACACCA
This DNA window, taken from Gemmatimonadaceae bacterium, encodes the following:
- a CDS encoding nucleotidyltransferase family protein, with amino-acid sequence MSPADGAGSLAVVVLAAGAARRFGSQKLVASVGGVPLVRASVERVLAAGPETTIVVVGHDADAVRRALTGLPVQIVVNPRADQGMSESLRTGLAAVPPHAVAMVVALGDQPIDRDEVIPSLVARFGGDDAAIVAPRYAGVQGLPVLFARRVFPELDALRGDVGARQVVARDPSRVAYVDFDFAMPRDVDTRADLDALIDS